The following is a genomic window from Amycolatopsis sp. BJA-103.
TACCAAGGCCGCGACGCGATCCTCGGCAAGGGCTGCGTGATCGACTGCGTCGGCGGGGCGGTCCTGCAGGCCGGTTCGTTCCTCGGCGGGGGCTACATGCCCATCCTGATCCACACCCACAAGCACATCCGCAAGAGCAACCAGGCCGCCGCCTCGGAGCGGAAGCAGATCCTTCCGTGCATCTTCGCGGCCGAGGCGGGCGCTCGCTATCCGATGGACGCGATCGGGCTGTTCGAAACGGTGGACTACCTCGGCAGGGAAACCCCCTACGAAGGCATCCGCGCGATCCCGCACGCGAAGTAACGCGTCCGAACACGAAGTCCGCATCTCTCGATGCCACCGGGCAGGACGGCTCCGTCCTGCCCGGTGGCATCGAAAACAGGAGGGTCAAAGGGAATGAGTGCAATGTTCGGGACCAAGGTCGCCGTGATCGGCGCCGGTTATGTCGGGTTGACCACGGCCGCCTGCCTTTCGTCACTGGGACATCAGGTCGTGTGCGCGGATGTCGACCGGGAAAAGGTCGACGCCTTGAGCCGCGGTGAGGCGACCATCCGGGAGCCGGGTATCTGCGAGCTGGTGGTGGACGGGCTGGCGTCCGGCAGGCTGGGATTCGTCCTCGGCGCGAGCGCGGCGGTGTCCGAGGCGAGCATCGTGATCCTGTGCGTGCCGACACCGATGAGCGCCACCGGTGCGGCGGATCTGACGACGCTGGAGTTCGTCGTGGCCGAGGTGCGGGAGCTGCTGGCGCCCGGATGCGTCGTGGTGAACAAGTCGACGGTTCCCGTCGGCACGGCGGCCCGTGTCGCGGAACTGATCGATCGGGCGGACGTGGCCGTCGTGTCCAATCCCGAGTTCCTCCGCGAAGGGTCCGCGGTCCACGACTTCCTGAACCCCGACCGGATCGTGGTCGGTTCGGCCGATCGTGACCCGGTCTCCGCCCAGCGTGTCGCCGACCTGTACGGGAAGCTCGACACTTCCGTGCTGGTGACCGATTCCGCGAGCGCCGAGATGATCAAATACGCGTCCAACTGCTACCTGGCGACCCGTCTGTCCTTTGTGAACACCGTCGCCGAGTTGTGCGAGTACCTCGACGCGAATATCGACGACGTGACACTGGGAATGGGGTACGACGAACGGATCGGCAAGTCCTTCCTGCGGCCGGGTCCGGGCTGGGGTGGTTCCTGCCTGCCGAAGGACACTTTCGCGCTCCTGCACACCGCGGAGTCGGCCGGCAGCGATTTCGCCCTGCTGCGGGCGGCGATCGAAACCAACCTGAAGCAGCAGGAACTGGTGGTCGACAAGGTGCGCAAGGCCGTCGGCGGCGATCTGGCCGGCGCCCGGATCGGCCTGCTGGGCTTGACGTTCAAGGCCGGGACGGACGATTT
Proteins encoded in this region:
- a CDS encoding UDP-glucose dehydrogenase family protein, whose product is MFGTKVAVIGAGYVGLTTAACLSSLGHQVVCADVDREKVDALSRGEATIREPGICELVVDGLASGRLGFVLGASAAVSEASIVILCVPTPMSATGAADLTTLEFVVAEVRELLAPGCVVVNKSTVPVGTAARVAELIDRADVAVVSNPEFLREGSAVHDFLNPDRIVVGSADRDPVSAQRVADLYGKLDTSVLVTDSASAEMIKYASNCYLATRLSFVNTVAELCEYLDANIDDVTLGMGYDERIGKSFLRPGPGWGGSCLPKDTFALLHTAESAGSDFALLRAAIETNLKQQELVVDKVRKAVGGDLAGARIGLLGLTFKAGTDDLRDSPALAVAGRLAAEGAELFGYDPSVHAPVPGVTDGVRITGTAYHAANGAAAIVLLTEWPEFRALDWARIADRLDGRAVIDTRNLLDPLIVAGTGLSYQGIGRPAVVPRAGDIVRQAG